Proteins encoded together in one Acanthopagrus latus isolate v.2019 chromosome 19, fAcaLat1.1, whole genome shotgun sequence window:
- the nebl gene encoding nebulette isoform X1, translating to MIPHPHDIQPSQRTVGTKRGRSVRVLLRIREVTDMEEDEASAAPVLVEETREEEESLQETVVTTVTTLTSEETEEAETDGVSEEEKEAEMEGGEENGEEEEGRAKKLLGNWESEASSDTKPPLPDPTFNRRCSLIVSDVKYKEDLEKMKGQSLFVPGAELIHSKNISSVISESKYKEEGKKEASMSLYSILPETPETQHAREASELQSEIKYKGNMKTEISSSLYSLLPETTETQFVKELTEILSENKYKEEGRRRMSSSLYSQLPETAEMQLAKTVHEFQSEKKYKEDGKRKASISLYSQLPDTPEIQHALEVSQLQSEVNYRPKMLVKGAPSSLYSQLPDTTDIQFAREMTEMQSESKYKEGRRRLSQSFYSQLPETADTQFAKSVAELQSEMRYKEAGKKGVNSCLYSLLPETLETAHAREKSELFSEMKYKEDGKKEMSINLYSLLPETIDTQHAKEVSNLQSEVKYKEGVKQKNQSSLYHQLPETTETQLAKQLSELQSEVKYKEAGKKEVNTCLYSLLPETLQTQHAKETTELLSEIKYKESGKKEMSSSLYSTLPDTSETSFAREMTDLLSEAKYKESGMKSRSQSVYSQLPETTQTQFAKTVSELQSEMKYKQGKKETSSSLYSTLPETLETLHAREASELQSELKYKAALKKGRSSSLFHLLPETLETAHAREVSELLSEVKYKEDGKKEMSINLYSVMPATIDTEHAKEASNLQSEVKYKEGVKQKNQSSLYHQLPETTETQLAKQLSELQSETKYKEAGKKEVKTNLYSLLPLTMETQRAKEAAELLSEIKYKESGKKEMSSSLYSALSDTSETSFAREMTDMQSENKYKEDGRRSLSQSFYSQLPETTETQFAKTVSGLQSEMKYKEAGKKAAMSSLYSTLPETLETQHAKEAARLQSQLKYKQSSKKDSSSLFHLMPETIDTQFARQQMEMLSEVKYKEDGKKEMSVNLFSLLPDTIDQQHAKELRDLQSETKYKEASKKQTSTSLYHRLPETLETQHAKEASQLQSQILYKEAGKKEMSRPVYHQLPDTLENQFARELSGMQSQNKYKEDGMKSLSQSFYSQLPETAETQFAKSVSELQSETKYKKSGRQEAGSCLYSVMAETLDTQHAKQVSQIQSQVKYKEDVQKELSSSLFCSLPQTLQTELAKEVTELQSQLKYKEGCKKDASSSLYHLLPETAEMYFAKQMSEIQSETKYKKDKEDLPNTLFSLLPETLETQFVKEMAEMHSEVKYKQAGKQQAASSLYSKLPETLETKRAKEVSELQSEKKYKDGGRKEMTSSLYSQLPETSETQFAREMTELQSENKYKESGRKSQTVSVYSQLADTNDIQFAKTVSEIQSETKYKEAGKKEASSSLYAKLPETLDTRHAKEVSRLQSQVKYKQDGLKEASGSLFHQLPETTETQLAKELRDIYSEVKYKEEGKKEISKNLYSLLPETAETQFAKQMSEIQSETKYKKDKEDLPNTLFSLLPETLETQFVKEMAEMHSEVKYKEAGKKEASSALYHRLPETLETQRVKEVTELQSENKYKQSGKKTMASSLYAQLPQTAEIQLAAKMSDLQSESKYKEDGMKSLSQSFYSQLSETAETQFAKTVSELQSEAKYKEASRKEASSCLYHQLPETLETLHAKEATELQSQLKYKEDGKKELSTNLYSVLPETEEMKLAKAAMELQSENKYKQKGRLEISSSVFHQMPETRETEFVKQISELQSETKYKKDKEDLPNTLFSLLPETLETQFVKEMAEMHSESKYKEAGKKELVNSLYSLLPETKDTQHAKEQTQLHSEKAYREEGKKDAGCSLYSQMPQTIETVFARELIKTQSDKFYKEKFNREKGKSSYTNMKTLPEVEHAMEVNKNQSDVSYRKGKEELHHYNTAADRPDIVNATNAAKLASNVAYKNNKLQVHSDCSLLARTDIQHAKEVSKLASQVKYKESFDRHLKGQRPRYNPLDCLSFKHTQAAAALASQVKYKTNQNQKPEGSSDLPNLLQLEHVLHASKLQSNVEYKKKYEQMKAQYHVPLDTAEQLHHKENKELHSQVKYREEYERNKGRSQMEFGDTQTYKVSKEAQKMQSEREYRRDYEQQVKGKALLDVDQTPGYLTARHASSLLSEKEYRKDLEQEVKGRGLSGIGLEETPELLRVKNASQILNQKEYRRDLEREIVGKGMELSADVLEMRRAKRASEIQSQKSYKQTEQLRENSYGTVTDTPELLHASYLKDIYSQKKYKDEAERLKGSYSSLSETPEMERVRANQRHISSLRYCWDSKLMRGLSSSATETPEIVLARENAKRISDVQYREEVGRGTAVMDTPEMERVRRNQENISSVKYRQSALKATSIGVTPELERVRQNQENISSVKYQRGLQELRGRSCSELDTPEYRRVRKTQDSVSMAKYHEDFERARGRGCTPGLDDPSMERYQRANQMMGEAGYSKGIHPQAMEMDRRPGGIIVDLKVWRTDPGSIFDFDPLEDNIQSRSLRRMSERADLRLSRQHSQQSLALSQTQSVSSLTSDLWDRSSADTPAPVLPGAYHQGVQMQQQQQYHGYMHQTSMSSVRSVTSPPHSATMRVYRALYDYAAQDHDEVSFRDGDVIINAQPIDEGWMYGTVQRTGKSGMLPANYVECCN from the exons AGGTGACTGACATGGAGGAAGACGAGGCCTCAGCTGCTCCGGTGTTAGTCGAAGAgacgagagaggaagaagagtcTCTCCAGGAGACGGTGGTGACGACAGTGACGACGCTGACCtcggaggagacggaggaggctGAAACTGACGGAGTGtcggaggaggagaaggaggcagagatggagggaggagaggagaatggagaggaagaggagggtagAGCGAAGAAGCTGCTGGGAAACTGGGAATCAGAG gccTCCTCGGACACGAAGCCTCCACTTCCTGACCCGACATTCAACAGGAGATGCAGCTTAATCGTCAGTGAT gtgaAGTATAAGGAGGACCTGGAGAAGATGAAGGGTCAGAGTCTGTTTGTTCCTGGAGCCGAACTCATCCACTCCAAAAACATCAGCTCTGTGATATCTGag TCTAAGTAcaaggaggaggggaagaaggaggCGTCCATGTCTCTGTACTCCATCCTGCCGGAGACTCCAGAGACTCAGCACGCCAGAGAAgcttcagagctgcagagtgag attaaatACAAAGGAAACATGAAGACGGagatctcctcctctctttattCTCTGCTGCCAGAAACAACTGAGACCCAGTTTGTCAAAGAGCTGACGGAGATACTGAGTGAG aaCAAGTacaaggaggaaggaaggaggaggatgagcagCAGTTTGTACTCTCAGCTTCCTGAAACCGCTGAGATGCAGCTGGCGAAGACGGTCCACGAGTTTCAGAGCGAG AAAAAGTACAAAGAAGACGGGAAGAGAAAagcctccatctctctttaCTCCCAGCTGCCCGACACGCCGGAAATACAGCACGCTCTGGAGGTGTCACAGCTGCAGAGTGAG gTGAACTATCGCCCGAAGATGCTGGTTAAAGGAGCTCCGTCCTCTCTGTACTCTCAGCTGCCCGACACCACCGACATCCAGTTTGCCAGAGAGATGACGGAGATGCAGAGCGAG AGTAAATACaaggagggcaggaggagaCTCTCTCAGAGCTTCTACTCTCAGCTCCCAGAGACCGCCGACACTCAGTTTGCTAAATCtgttgctgagctgcagagcgaG ATGCGGTACAAGGAAGCCGGTAAGAAGGGCGTGAACTCGTGTTTGTACTCTCTTCTGCCCGAGACGTTAGAGACGGCTCACGCCAGGGAAAAGTCTGAGCTCTTCAGTGAG ATGAAGTATAAAGAGGACGGTAAGAAGGAGATGAGCATCAATCTGTACTCTCTGCTGCCAGAGACCATCGACACGCAGCACGCCAAAGAGGTGTCGAACCTGCAGAGCGAG gtgaAGTACAAAGAAGGTGTGAAGCAGAAGAATCAGAGCAGTTTGTACCATCAGCTTCCTGAgaccacagagacacagctggcCAAACAgctgtctgagctgcagagcgAG GTGAAGTATAAAGAAGCAGGAAAGAAGGAAGTGAACACCTGCCTGTACTCTCTGCTGCCCGAGACTCTGCAGACGCAACACGCTAAAGAgaccacagagctgctcagcGAG ATTAAGTACAAGGAGAGCGGGAAGAAGGAGATGTCCAGCTCTCTGTACTCCACTCTGCCCGACACTTCAGAGACCAGCTTCGCCAGAGAGATGACCGACCTGCTGAGCGAG GCTAAGTACAAGGAGAGCGGGATGAAGAGTCGCTCACAGAGCGTCTACAGTCAGCTGCCCGAGACCACCCAGACTCAGTTTGCTAAAACTGTTTCTGAGCTGCAGAGTGAG ATGAAGTACAAACAGGGGAAGAAAGAGACGTCGAGCTCTCTGTACTCCACGCTGCCTGAGACTCTGGAGACGCTGCACGCCAGAGAGGCTTCTGAGCTGCAGAGTGAG ctgaaGTACAAGGCGGCTCTGAAGAAGGGTCGCTCCTCCAGTCTGTTCCACCTGCTGCCCGAGACCTTAGAGACGGCCCACGCCAGGGAAGTCTCCGAGCTGCTCAGCGAG GTGAAGTATAAAGAGGACGGTAAGAAGGAGATGAGCATCAACCTGTACTCCGTGATGCCCGCGACCATCGACACTGAACACGCTAAAGAGGCGTCGAACCTGCAGAGTGAG gtgaAGTATAAAGAAGGTGTGAAGCAGAAGAATCAGAGCAGTTTGTACCATCAGCTCCCTGAgaccacagagacacagctggcCAAACAgctgtctgagctgcagagcgAG ACCAAGTACAAGGAGGCGGGAAAGAAGGAGGTGAAAACGAACCTGtactctcttcttcctctcacgATGGAGACGCAGCGCGCTAAAgaagctgcagagctgctcagtgAG ATAAAATACAAGGAAAGTGGGAAGAAGGAGATGTCCAGCTCGCTGTACTCCGCTCTGTCCGACACGTCAGAGACCAGCTTCGCCAGAGAGATGACCGACATGCAGAGCGAG AACAAGTACAAGGAGGACGGGAGGAGAAGCCTCTCTCAGAGCTTCTACTCTCAGCTGCCAGAGACGACAGAGACTCAGTTTGCCAAAACTGTCTCCGGGCTGCAGAGCGAG ATGAAGTACAAAGAAGCAGGAAAGAAAGCAGCGATGAGCTCTCTGTACTCGACTCTGCCGGAGACTCTGGAGACGCAGCACGCTAAAGAGGCGGCGCGGCTGCAGAGTCAG ctgaagTACAAGCAGAGCTCAAAGAAAGACTCGTCCAGTTTGTTCCACCTGATGCCAGAAACCATCGACACCCAGTTTGCCCGACAGCAGATGGAGATGCTCAGCGAG GTCAAGTACAAAGAAGACGGTAAGAAGGAGATGAGCGTCAACctgttctctctgctgccgGACACCATCGACCAGCAGCATGCTAAAGAGCTGAGAGACCTGCAGAGTGAG ACTAAATACAAAGAGGCCAGTAAGAAACAGACATCAACGTCTCTGTACCACCGACTGCCTGAAACTCTGGAGACACAACACGCTAAAGAGGCTTCACAGCTACAGAGTCAG ATCTTGTATAAAGAGGCTGGTAAGAAGGAGATGTCGCGTCCAGTTTACCACCAGCTGCCCGACACTCTGGAGAACCAGTTTGCTCGAGAGCTCAGCGGCATGCAGAGCCAA AACAAGTACAAGGAGGACGGGATGAAGAGCCTCTCTCAGAGCTTCTACTCTCAGCTGCCAGAAACTGCTGAGACTCAGTTTGCCAAAAGTGTTTCTGAGCTGCAGAGCGAG acaAAGTATAAGAAGTCGGGGAGGCAGGAGGCCGGCAGCTGTCTGTACTCGGTGATGGCAGAAACTCTGGACACGCAACACGCCAAGCAGGTGTCGCAGATACAGAGCCAG GTGAAGTACAAGGAGGACGTGCAGAAGGAGTTGTCATCCAGTCTGTTCTGCAGCCTCCCTCAGACCCTCCAGACCGAGTTGGCCAAGGAGGTGACGGAGCTCCAGAGCCAG CTGAAATACAAAGAAGGCTGTAAGAAGGACGCGTCCTCGTCGCTCTACCACCTCCTGCCCGAGACAGCAGAGATGTATTTCGCCAAGCAGATGTCAGAGATCCAGAGCGAG ACAAAGTACAAGAAGGACAAAGAGGATCTGCCCAACACTttgttctctctgctgcctgaaaCTCTGGAGACGCAGTTTGTGAAAGAGATGGCCGAGATGCACAGCGAG gtgaaGTATAAGCAGGCTGGGAAGCAGCAGGCGGCGTCGTCTCTTTACTCCAAACTGCCTGAAACTCTGGAGACCAAACGAGCCAAAGAAGTGTCTGAACTGCAGAGTGAG aaaaagtacaaagatggagggaggaaggagatgaCGTCGTCTCTGTACTCTCAGCTTCCTGAAACCTCCGAGACTCAGTTCGCTCGAGAGATGACGGAGCTGCAGAgtgag AACAAGTACAAAGAGAGCGGGAGGAAGAGTCAGACCGTCAGCGTTTACTCTCAGCTGGCCGACACCAACGACATCCAGTTTGCTAAAACTGTTTCTGAAATACAGAGCGAG accAAATATAAAGAAGCGGGGAAGAAAGAGGCGTCCAGCTCTCTGTACGCAAAGCTGCCGGAGACTCTGGACACTCGGCACGCTAAAGAGGTGTCACGGCTGCAGAGTCAG GTGAAGTATAAGCAGGACGGGCTGAAGGAGGCGAGCGGCTCTCTGTTCCACCAGCTGCCTGAgaccacagagacacagctggcTAAAGAGCTGAGAGACATTTACAGCGAG GTCAAGTATAAAGAAGAGGGGAAGAAGGAGATCAGTAAGAACCTGTACTCACTCCTCCCCGAGACGGCAGAGACGCAGTTCGCCAAGCAGATGTCAGAGATACAGAGTGAG ACAAAGTACAAGAAGGACAAAGAGGATCTGCCCAACACTttgttctctctgctgcctgaaaCTCTGGAGACTCAGTTTGTGAAAGAGATGGCCGAGATGCACAGCGAG gtcAAGTACAAGGAAGCCGGGAAGAAAGAAGCCAGCAGCGCTCTGTACCACCGGCTGCCTGAGACTCTGGAGACGCAGCGTGTTAAAGAGGTTACTGAGCTGCAGAGCGAG aaCAAGTACAAGCAGAGCGGGAAGAAGACGATGGCGTCCAGCCTGTACGCTCAGCTGCCTCAGACGGCGGAGATCCAGCTCGCCGCCAAGATGTCCGACCTGCAGAGCGAG AGTAAATACAAGGAGGACGGGATGAAGAGCCTCTCTCAGAGCTTCTACTCTCAGCTCTCAGAAACTGCTGAGACTCAGTTCGCTAAAActgtctctgagctgcagagcgAG GCCAAATACAAGGAGGCGAGCAGGAAGGAGGCGAGCAGCTGTCTGTACCACCAGCTACCTGAAACTCTGGAGACGCTACATGCTAAAGAAGCTACTGAGCTGCAGAGTCAG CTGAAGTACAAGGAAGACGGGAAGAAGGAGCTGAGCACCAACTTGTACTCTGTGCTGCCCGAGACCGAAGAGATGAAGCTCGCTAAAGCCGCCATGGAGCTTCAGAGTGAG aataAATACAAGCAGAAAGGCAGACTGGagatcagcagcagtgttttccacCAGATGCCTGAGACCAGAGAGACGGAGTTTGTGAAGCAGATCTCTGAGCTTCAGAGTGAG ACGAAGTACAAGAAGGACAAAGAGGATCTTCCCAACACTttgttctctctgctgcctgaaaCTCTGGAGACGCAGTTTGTGAAAGAGATGGCCGAGATGCACAGCGAg aGTAAATACAAGGAGGCTGGAAAGAAGGAGCTGGTGAACTCTCTGTATTCTCTGCTGCCGGAGACCAAAGACACTCAACACGCCAAGGAGCAAACGCAGCTGCACAGCGAG AAAGCGTacagggaggaggggaagaaggacGCCGGCTGCAGTCTGTACAGCCAGATGCCTCAAACCATCGAGACCGTCTTCGCCAGAGAGCTGATCAAGACGCAGAGCGAC AAGTTCTACAAGGAGAAGTTTAATCGTGAGAAGGGGAAGTCCAGCTACAccaacatgaaaacactgcCGGAGGTGGAGCACGCCATGGAGGTCAACAAGAACCAGAGcgat GTCAGCTACAGGAAAGGCAAAGAGGAGCTTCATCACTACAACACGGCGGCAGACAGACCCGACATCGTCAACGCAACCAACGCTGCTAAACTGGCCAGcaat gttgcCTATAAGAACAACAAGCTGCAGGTTCACAGTGACTGCTCTCTTTTAGCCAGAACCGACATCCAGCACGCCAAGGAGGTTTCAAAACTGGCCagccag GTGAAGTATAAGGAGAGCTTCGACCGACATTTAAAGGGCCAGCGACCTCGTTACAACCCGCTGGACTGTCTgtccttcaaacacacacaagctgctgctgctctggccAGTCAG GTGAAGTATAAAACCAACCAGAACCAGAAACCAGAAGGTTCTTCAGACCTGCCGAACCTCCTGCAGCTGGAACACGTTCTGCACGCCAGCAAGCTGCAGAGTAAC gtggagTATAAGAAGAAGTACGAGCAGATGAAGGCTCAGTACCACGTCCCTCTGGACACGGCTGAACAGCTCCACCACAAGGAGAACAAGGAGCTGCACAGCCAG GTGAAGTACAGAGAGGAGTACGAGAGGAACAAAGGTCGCTCTCAGATGGAGTTTGGAGACACTCAGACGTACAAAGTGTCTAAAGAAGCACAGAAGATGCAGAGTGAG AGGGAGTACCGGAGGGACTATGAGCAGCAGGTGAAGGGGAAAGCTCTGCTGGACGTGGATCAGACTCCTGGTTACCTGACAGCCCGACACGCCAGCAGCCTGCTGAGCGAG AAGGAGTACAGGAAGGACctggagcaggaagtgaagggGCGGGGCTTATCCGGCATCGGGCTGGAGGAAACACCTGAACTGCTGAGGGTTAAAAACGCCAGTCAGATACTGAACCag AAGGAGTACCGCAGGGATCTAGAGAGGGAGATCGTGGGTAAAGGTATGGAGCTGAGCGCCGACGTTCTTGAGATGCGAAGAGCCAAACGAGCATCTGAGATCCAGAGCCAg aaGTCCTACAAGCAGACggagcagctcagagaaaaCTCATACGGGACGGTCACAGATACTCCTGAACTGCTGCACGCCTCCTACCTCAAAGACATCTacagtcag AAGAAGTATAAGGACGAAGCGGAGCGTCTGAAGGGAAGCTACAGTTCTCTGTCAGAAACCCCGGAGATGGAAAGAGTCCGAGCCAACCAGAGACACATCAGCTCT CTGCGATACTGCTGGGACTCCAAACTGATGCGAGGCCTGTCGTCCTCAGCGACGGAGACACCGGAGATCGTCCTCGCCAGAGAGAACGCCAAGAGGATCAGCGAC GTCCAGTACAGAGAGGAAGTGGGTCGTGGCACCGCAGTCATGGACACGCCTGAGATGGAGCGAGTCCGACGCAACCAGGAGAACATCAGCTCG gtgaagtACAGGCAGAGCGCGCTGAAGGCCACCAGCATCGGAGTGACTCCAGAACTGGAGAGAGTCCGACAGAACCAGGAGAACATCAGCTCG gtgaAGTACCAGCGCGGGCTGCAGGAGTTGAGGGGGCGGAGCTGCAGCGAGCTCGACACACCTGAGTACAGGCGTGTCAGGAAGACACAAGACTCCGTCTCCATG GCGAAGTACCACGAGGACTTTGAGCGGGCGCGTGGTCGAGGCTGCACGCCCGGACTGGACGATCCCAGCATGGAGCGCTACCAGAGGGCCAATCAGATGATGGGAGAGGCGGGCTACAGCAAAGGGATCCACCCCCAGGCGATGGAGATGGACAGACGACCGGGAGGCATCATCGTAG ACCTGAAGGTGTGGAGGACAGACCCCGGCTCCATCTTTGACTTTGACCCTCTGGAGGACAACATCCAGTCCAGGAGCCTCCGCAGGATGTCTG AGCGGGCCGACCTCAGACTGAGCCGGCAGCACTCTCAGCAGTCTCTCGCCCTCAGCCAGACTCAGTCCGTCAgctctctgacctctgacctctgggaCCGCAGCAGCGCCGACACTCCGG CTCCCGTCCTTCCTGGAGCGTATCATCAGGGCgtccagatgcagcagcagcagcagtatcaCGGCTACATGCATCAGACCAGCATGTCGTCTGTCAGATCCGTCACCTCCCCGCCACACTCAGCCACCATG AGAGTTTACCGGGCGCTCTATGACTACGCAGCTCAGGACCACGACGAGGTCTCGTTCAGGGACGGCGACGTCATCATCAACGCTCAGCCCATCGACGAGGGCTGGATGTACGGCACCGTGCAGCGGACCGGCAAGTCCGGCATGCTGCCGGCCAATTACGTGGAGTGTTGCAACTAG